From Staphylococcus sp. M0911, a single genomic window includes:
- a CDS encoding DNA polymerase III subunit delta' C-terminal domain-containing protein has product MDEQQQLANAYASNKLSHAYLFEGDDAQSMQKVAINFAKLILCNNDEQCEVKVSTLNHPDFMYVSSEETTIKKEKIEQLVHHMNQLPIEGNYKVYIVEDFEKLTVQGENSILKFLEEPPQNTIAILLSTKPEQILDTIHSRCQHVYFKPIDKGQFINYLVDESLTRPVAEMLSTYTTQAETALSLNEEYDLTSLRKTIIRWCELLLTNRSMALIGIIDLLKQAKNRKLQLLTLSAVNGFFEDIMHAKVEVNSEYIYSDLSVEIEKYAKHLTYNQLILMYDQLTEAHKKLNQNVNPTLVFEQIVIKGVR; this is encoded by the coding sequence ATGGATGAACAACAACAATTAGCTAATGCTTATGCGTCGAATAAATTGTCACATGCTTATCTTTTTGAGGGCGATGACGCACAATCAATGCAAAAGGTCGCTATTAATTTTGCTAAACTCATCTTATGTAACAACGATGAACAATGTGAAGTTAAAGTAAGTACGTTGAATCATCCTGATTTTATGTATGTCTCTAGTGAAGAAACTACTATAAAAAAAGAAAAGATCGAACAACTTGTTCATCATATGAATCAACTACCGATAGAAGGTAATTATAAAGTATATATAGTAGAAGATTTCGAAAAATTAACTGTTCAAGGTGAAAATAGTATATTAAAATTCTTAGAGGAACCTCCTCAAAATACGATAGCTATTTTATTATCAACTAAACCAGAACAGATTTTAGACACCATACATTCGAGATGTCAACATGTCTATTTTAAACCTATTGATAAAGGTCAGTTTATCAATTACTTAGTTGATGAGTCTTTGACACGTCCTGTGGCGGAGATGTTAAGTACATATACGACGCAAGCAGAGACTGCATTATCATTAAATGAAGAATATGACCTTACTAGTTTGAGAAAGACAATTATAAGATGGTGTGAGTTGTTATTAACGAATCGTTCGATGGCATTAATTGGGATTATCGATTTGTTAAAACAGGCGAAAAATCGTAAATTACAGTTGTTAACATTATCTGCAGTGAATGGATTTTTTGAGGATATCATGCACGCAAAAGTAGAAGTAAATAGCGAATATATATATAGTGATTTGAGTGTTGAGATAGAAAAGTATGCAAAGCATTTAACATATAACCAACTTATATTGATGTATGATCAATTAACAGAGGCACATAAAAAGTTAAATCAAAATGTAAACCCAACACTTGTATTCGAACAAATAGTGATTAAAGGTGTGAGATAG
- the tmk gene encoding dTMP kinase, with the protein MSAFITFEGPEGSGKTTVLKAVAEKLAQHYDVISTREPGGVPTGEEIRKVVLEGNQMDIRTEAMLFAASRREHLVEKVMPALRNNQIVLCDRYIDSSLAYQGYARGIGIEEVKALNEFAINGLYPDLTIYLDVSAEVGRERILSNQRDQNRLDQEDIDFHEKVIEGYHRVIHNEPERFVQIDADQSIDKVVLAAYQSIIKYLK; encoded by the coding sequence ATGTCAGCATTTATAACATTTGAAGGGCCAGAAGGTTCAGGAAAAACAACCGTTTTAAAAGCAGTGGCTGAAAAGTTAGCTCAGCACTATGATGTTATATCTACCCGTGAACCTGGTGGTGTTCCAACAGGCGAAGAGATAAGAAAAGTCGTACTAGAAGGCAATCAAATGGATATTAGAACTGAAGCAATGCTTTTTGCGGCATCGAGACGAGAACATTTAGTAGAAAAAGTGATGCCTGCTTTGAGAAACAATCAAATTGTTCTTTGTGATAGATACATTGATAGTTCATTAGCATATCAAGGATATGCAAGAGGTATTGGAATTGAAGAAGTGAAAGCTTTAAACGAATTTGCAATTAATGGACTATATCCAGATTTAACGATTTATTTAGATGTTTCTGCTGAAGTAGGGCGTGAAAGAATCCTCAGTAATCAAAGAGATCAGAATCGCTTGGATCAAGAAGATATTGATTTTCATGAAAAAGTCATTGAGGGTTATCATCGAGTGATACATAATGAGCCAGAGCGTTTTGTTCAGATAGATGCAGATCAATCAATTGATAAAGTTGTATTAGCCGCATATCAATCTATCATCAAATATTTAAAATAA
- the recR gene encoding recombination mediator RecR has protein sequence MHYPEPISKLIDSFMKLPGIGPKTAQRLAFHTLDMKEDDVVQFAKALVDVKRELTYCSVCGHITEKDPCYICEDKQRDRSVICVVEDDKDVIAMEKMREFKGLYHVLHGSISPMDGIGPEDINIPALVERLKNDEVKELILAMNPNLEGESTAMYISRLVKPIGIKVTRLAQGLSVGGDLEYADEVTLSKAIAGRTEM, from the coding sequence ATGCATTATCCAGAACCCATATCCAAACTTATAGATAGTTTTATGAAATTGCCAGGCATTGGTCCTAAGACCGCTCAACGTCTGGCATTTCACACATTAGATATGAAAGAAGATGACGTCGTTCAATTTGCGAAAGCGCTCGTAGATGTAAAGCGTGAACTTACCTATTGTAGTGTGTGTGGACATATAACTGAAAAAGATCCTTGTTATATTTGTGAAGATAAACAAAGAGATCGCTCAGTTATTTGTGTTGTTGAAGATGATAAAGATGTCATAGCAATGGAAAAAATGAGAGAGTTTAAAGGCTTGTATCATGTTCTACATGGCTCGATATCACCTATGGATGGTATAGGCCCTGAGGACATAAATATACCAGCATTGGTTGAACGCTTGAAAAATGATGAAGTTAAAGAGTTAATACTCGCTATGAATCCAAATCTTGAAGGCGAATCAACAGCAATGTATATTTCCCGTCTTGTTAAACCAATAGGCATTAAAGTAACTCGTCTAGCACAAGGATTATCTGTAGGCGGAGATTTAGAATATGCAGATGAAGTAACATTATCTAAAGCGATAGCTGGTAGAACTGAAATGTAG
- a CDS encoding N-acetyltransferase, translating to MQIYLSTLTEVDYEESLNSIEANYDEQPEASWQEKALVKTLRKSDDYNYELEVIAKNEQNEVIGHIMLVEVRVISEEKTYTALTVASLSVKKELRNQGLGKALVQAVEERAKSEGYTTIVVDRETSYFTQLGYQLANDYNLYSKDEDVTQPLLVKFLWDNLTDQPIGQVKYPSIMR from the coding sequence ATGCAAATCTATTTGAGTACCTTAACAGAAGTGGATTATGAAGAATCATTAAATAGTATTGAAGCAAATTACGATGAACAACCGGAAGCAAGTTGGCAGGAAAAAGCGCTTGTTAAAACATTAAGAAAGTCAGATGACTATAATTATGAGTTAGAAGTAATAGCGAAGAACGAACAAAATGAAGTGATTGGACATATCATGCTTGTCGAAGTCAGAGTGATTTCAGAAGAGAAAACATATACCGCTTTGACTGTCGCGTCACTATCAGTAAAAAAGGAATTAAGAAATCAAGGATTAGGTAAAGCACTAGTCCAAGCTGTTGAAGAACGTGCGAAGTCAGAAGGGTACACTACTATTGTAGTTGATCGAGAAACATCATACTTTACTCAATTAGGCTATCAATTAGCAAATGACTATAATTTATATTCTAAGGATGAAGATGTCACGCAGCCTTTATTAGTGAAGTTTCTATGGGATAATTTAACAGACCAACCAATTGGACAAGTAAAATATCCAAGTATTATGCGTTAA
- the dnaX gene encoding DNA polymerase III subunit gamma/tau encodes MNYQALYRMYRPQSFDDVVGQEHVTKTLRNAISKGKQSHAYIFSGPRGTGKTSIAKVFAKAINCTNSTDGEPCNECAICKGITQGTNSDVIEIDAASNNGVDEIRNIRDKVKYAPSESEYKVYIIDEVHMLTTGAFNALLKTLEEPPAHAIFILATTEPHKIPPTIISRAQRFDFKAISLEQIVERLKYVADSQSLPYDDEALEFIAKASEGGMRDALSIMDQAIAFGDEHLTLQDALNVTGSVDEASLNKLFKDVVKGDVKASFTRYHQFVTEGKEVNRLINDMIYFVRDTIMNKTSNQEVEYDALLHFDLDTLYRMIDIINDTLVSIRFSVNQSVHFEVLLVKLAEMIKAKPETVQNVATTQVATEPNNDVLLQRMEQLEQELKVLKSQGVSASGQTQSPKKPVRSQQRSKNAFSMQQIAKVLDKANKDDIKLLKDHWQEVIDHAKNNDKKSLVSLLQNSEPVAASEDHVLVKFEEEIHCEIVNKDDEKRNNIESVVCNIVNKTVKVVGVPSDQWLRVRAEYLQNRKQDQHNEAEKIETEPEQEDVAQKAKDLFGEETVHMIDD; translated from the coding sequence GTGAATTATCAAGCGTTATATCGTATGTATCGTCCTCAAAGTTTTGATGACGTCGTCGGACAAGAGCACGTAACTAAAACTTTACGAAATGCGATATCTAAAGGGAAACAATCCCATGCCTATATATTTAGCGGCCCTAGAGGGACAGGAAAAACAAGTATTGCTAAGGTGTTTGCTAAAGCTATAAATTGTACAAATAGTACAGACGGGGAACCATGTAATGAGTGTGCAATTTGTAAAGGTATCACTCAAGGCACTAATTCTGATGTGATTGAAATAGATGCTGCGAGTAACAATGGTGTTGATGAGATTAGAAATATTAGAGATAAAGTTAAATACGCACCAAGTGAATCCGAATACAAGGTTTATATTATTGATGAAGTTCATATGTTAACGACAGGTGCTTTTAATGCGTTATTAAAAACATTAGAAGAACCACCTGCACACGCAATTTTCATATTAGCTACGACTGAACCTCACAAAATCCCACCAACTATTATTTCAAGAGCGCAAAGATTTGATTTTAAAGCTATCAGTTTAGAACAAATTGTCGAACGTTTGAAATACGTGGCTGATTCACAGTCATTACCTTACGATGATGAGGCGCTAGAATTTATTGCTAAGGCCTCTGAAGGTGGTATGCGAGATGCGTTAAGTATTATGGACCAAGCCATTGCTTTTGGAGATGAACATTTAACATTACAAGACGCGTTAAATGTTACAGGTAGTGTGGATGAAGCATCGTTAAATAAATTATTTAAAGATGTGGTTAAAGGCGATGTTAAGGCATCATTTACGAGGTATCATCAATTTGTTACTGAAGGAAAAGAAGTCAATCGTTTAATAAATGATATGATTTATTTCGTCAGAGATACAATTATGAATAAAACATCTAACCAAGAAGTCGAATATGACGCACTTCTTCATTTTGACTTGGATACCTTATATCGCATGATTGATATTATCAATGACACATTAGTATCTATACGTTTTAGTGTGAATCAAAGCGTGCATTTCGAAGTACTGTTGGTAAAATTAGCTGAAATGATTAAAGCTAAACCAGAAACAGTGCAAAATGTTGCTACAACACAAGTTGCTACAGAACCTAATAATGACGTTTTATTACAGCGTATGGAACAATTAGAGCAGGAATTGAAAGTATTAAAATCGCAAGGTGTATCGGCATCAGGACAGACGCAATCACCGAAAAAACCAGTTAGAAGTCAACAACGCTCAAAAAATGCTTTTTCTATGCAACAAATTGCTAAAGTGTTAGATAAAGCCAATAAAGATGATATCAAACTACTCAAAGATCATTGGCAAGAAGTTATTGATCATGCTAAAAACAATGATAAAAAGTCCTTAGTAAGTTTACTTCAAAATTCAGAACCAGTAGCAGCAAGCGAAGATCATGTGTTAGTGAAATTTGAAGAAGAGATTCACTGTGAAATTGTTAATAAAGACGATGAAAAGCGTAACAATATAGAAAGTGTAGTCTGTAATATCGTTAATAAAACTGTCAAAGTAGTGGGTGTTCCCTCAGATCAATGGTTACGTGTAAGAGCAGAATATCTTCAAAACAGAAAACAGGATCAACATAATGAAGCGGAAAAAATAGAAACTGAGCCAGAACAAGAAGATGTAGCACAAAAGGCGAAAGATTTATTTGGAGAAGAAACAGTACATATGATAGATGATTAG
- the treC gene encoding alpha,alpha-phosphotrehalase, translating into MSEQDWRKSVVYQIYPKSFNDTTGNGEGDLKGIIEKLDYLHFLGVDYIWLTPIYESPMNDNGYDISNYLTINEQFGTLEDFKVLVKEAHRRDIKVMMDIVINHTSTEHQWFKEAIQSKDSPYRDYYFFRHSEDGPPTNWESKFGGNAWQYDEKSDDYYLHLFDVTQADLNWDNPEVRQALYQIVNYWIDFGVDGFRFDVINLISKGEFKDSDKIGKEFYTDGPKVHEYLHELNQHTFGNKNMMTVGEMSSTTIDHCIKYSNPERKELSSVFNFHHLKVDYPDGEKWAKGSMDFQQLKKILMDWQLGIYEGGGWNAIFWCNHDQPRVVSRFGDDSSESLRQASAKTLAISLHMLQGTPYIYQGEEIGMTNPHFNSIDAYRDVESLNAYDYLKNQGYNEQEILEILDQKSRDNSRTPMQWNATNHAGFTTGEPWISIPQNYHHINVEQAMKDSESILHTYKTLISLRHHHDIITYGNIEPMYMEHEQLFVYRRHYRNQTWLVIANFSKEPVLLPEDLDVSGDVIIQNGILEQRQMSGFGAIVVETAK; encoded by the coding sequence ATGAGTGAACAAGACTGGAGAAAATCAGTTGTTTATCAAATATATCCCAAATCATTTAATGATACGACAGGCAATGGTGAGGGTGATTTAAAAGGTATTATTGAGAAACTAGATTATTTACATTTTCTAGGCGTAGATTACATATGGTTAACGCCAATTTATGAATCGCCTATGAACGATAATGGGTATGATATTAGTAATTATCTTACTATTAATGAACAATTTGGTACTTTAGAAGATTTTAAAGTTTTAGTGAAAGAAGCTCATCGACGAGATATTAAAGTAATGATGGATATTGTGATTAACCATACATCAACAGAACATCAATGGTTTAAGGAAGCCATTCAATCTAAAGATAGTCCTTATCGAGACTATTATTTCTTTAGACATTCAGAGGATGGACCGCCCACAAATTGGGAATCCAAATTCGGAGGTAATGCATGGCAATATGATGAAAAAAGTGATGACTATTATTTACACTTATTTGATGTTACTCAAGCAGATTTAAATTGGGATAATCCAGAAGTTAGACAAGCCCTTTATCAAATTGTCAATTATTGGATTGATTTTGGTGTGGATGGTTTCCGGTTTGATGTGATCAATCTTATTTCCAAAGGTGAATTTAAGGACTCTGACAAAATCGGAAAAGAGTTTTATACGGATGGACCCAAAGTGCATGAGTATTTACATGAATTGAATCAACATACATTTGGTAATAAGAATATGATGACTGTCGGTGAAATGTCGTCTACTACCATTGATCACTGTATTAAATATTCTAATCCAGAAAGAAAAGAATTGAGTAGTGTATTTAATTTCCATCATTTAAAAGTAGATTATCCTGACGGTGAAAAATGGGCTAAGGGTAGTATGGATTTTCAACAACTTAAAAAAATATTGATGGATTGGCAATTAGGTATATATGAAGGTGGTGGCTGGAATGCGATATTCTGGTGTAATCACGACCAACCACGTGTAGTTTCACGCTTCGGGGATGATAGTTCTGAATCTTTACGTCAAGCAAGCGCTAAAACATTAGCCATCTCACTACACATGCTACAAGGGACACCATATATTTATCAAGGCGAAGAAATTGGTATGACCAACCCTCATTTCAATTCAATAGATGCTTATAGAGATGTAGAATCATTAAATGCTTATGATTATTTGAAAAATCAGGGATACAACGAGCAAGAAATTTTAGAAATATTAGATCAAAAATCACGTGACAACTCTCGTACGCCAATGCAATGGAATGCAACAAATCATGCAGGTTTTACAACTGGAGAACCTTGGATTTCTATTCCTCAGAACTATCACCATATTAATGTGGAACAAGCAATGAAAGATTCTGAGTCTATTTTACACACATATAAAACATTGATTTCATTAAGACATCATCACGATATAATAACTTATGGTAATATTGAACCGATGTATATGGAACACGAACAATTATTTGTATATCGTCGTCATTATCGCAATCAAACTTGGTTGGTTATTGCTAATTTCTCTAAAGAACCTGTATTATTACCTGAAGATTTAGATGTCTCAGGTGATGTAATTATTCAAAATGGAATATTAGAGCAACGTCAAATGTCAGGCTTTGGTGCAATTGTGGTTGAAACGGCGAAGTAA
- a CDS encoding lysine decarboxylase, translating into MSLPISKKLHELISQQSISMHVPGHKNMTIGQLESLDLKMDMTEISGLDDLHHPEDIILESMTKFNKHRDYDAYLLINGTTSGILSVIQGLAYESGNYLIPRNVHKSVFHGLELANQKATLTNMKVSSTSHHYIAPNFNGLDLSQHKLAIMTYPNYYGETYSIQTDIDLLHSNNVPVLVDEAHGAHFGLDGFPDSTLNYGADYVVQSYHKTLPALTMGSVLFIHKDAPYKENIKQYLSYFQTSSPSYLVMASLELAQTFYQNYDSGIFFEKRHTLSNVLNRKGFVVKEVDDPLKMLISYPGYSGYDIQKWFENEHIFVELADDFQILFVLPLWHKEDKYPFEILINKIQSMVIPHVKEDLLIYPQLMTESGMFSPMVYNKVKWIDIRHSAGKLLARHIVPYPPGVPILFKGEKITLNMIKLINQYQHSNMKVEGIKDNQILIKDE; encoded by the coding sequence TTGAGTTTACCAATATCTAAAAAATTACATGAATTAATATCACAACAAAGTATTTCCATGCATGTGCCTGGTCACAAAAATATGACTATAGGCCAGCTAGAATCATTGGATCTGAAAATGGATATGACTGAAATTAGTGGCTTGGACGATTTGCATCATCCCGAAGATATCATTTTAGAAAGCATGACAAAATTTAATAAACATCGAGATTACGATGCTTATCTATTAATTAATGGAACTACTTCTGGGATTTTATCTGTAATCCAAGGCTTGGCTTATGAGTCAGGAAACTATTTGATACCTAGAAATGTACATAAATCAGTTTTTCATGGATTGGAATTAGCGAATCAAAAAGCGACTTTAACAAACATGAAGGTAAGTTCAACATCTCATCATTATATAGCTCCTAACTTTAATGGATTAGATTTGAGTCAACATAAATTAGCGATTATGACTTATCCCAATTATTATGGAGAAACTTACTCAATTCAAACTGATATAGACTTATTGCATTCTAATAATGTTCCAGTACTCGTTGATGAGGCACACGGTGCACATTTCGGTTTAGATGGATTTCCTGATTCTACATTAAATTATGGTGCTGATTATGTTGTTCAGTCTTATCATAAAACATTACCTGCACTTACTATGGGGTCGGTGTTATTTATACATAAAGATGCACCTTATAAAGAAAACATCAAACAATATTTATCTTACTTTCAAACGTCTAGCCCATCATACTTAGTCATGGCAAGTTTGGAGTTAGCACAAACATTTTATCAAAATTATGATAGTGGAATATTTTTTGAAAAAAGACATACCCTTTCGAATGTTTTAAATCGTAAAGGATTTGTTGTTAAAGAAGTTGATGACCCATTAAAAATGTTGATTTCTTACCCAGGTTATTCTGGATATGACATTCAAAAATGGTTTGAGAATGAACATATATTTGTAGAGTTAGCAGATGATTTTCAAATCTTATTTGTATTACCGTTATGGCATAAAGAAGATAAATATCCTTTTGAGATATTAATAAATAAAATTCAAAGCATGGTCATTCCGCATGTAAAGGAAGATTTGTTGATATACCCACAGCTTATGACAGAAAGTGGCATGTTTTCACCTATGGTATATAACAAAGTTAAATGGATTGATATTCGTCATTCAGCAGGAAAACTGTTGGCCCGTCACATTGTACCTTATCCACCTGGTGTGCCGATTCTGTTTAAAGGAGAAAAAATCACTTTAAATATGATAAAATTAATAAATCAATATCAACATTCAAATATGAAAGTTGAAGGAATAAAAGATAATCAAATATTAATTAAGGATGAATAA
- a CDS encoding GNAT family N-acetyltransferase: MIIRALEKTDLQYLHNLNNEYSIMSYWFEEPYQSLSELESLYQKHILDESERRFVIEEDQQSIGVVELLEINFIHRTCEVLIIVDPQFANRGYAKKAFKMAVDYAFLVLNMHKVYLYVDVSNEKAVHIYKSNNFEIEGKLKEHFYTRGEYRDCYVMGLLKRNWVNQQDDDLSHIR; this comes from the coding sequence ATGATTATTAGAGCTTTAGAAAAAACAGATTTGCAATATTTACATAATTTGAATAATGAATATTCAATTATGTCTTATTGGTTTGAAGAGCCATATCAATCATTGAGTGAATTAGAATCGCTATACCAAAAGCATATTTTAGATGAATCAGAAAGACGATTTGTTATTGAAGAGGATCAACAATCCATTGGTGTTGTTGAGTTATTAGAAATTAATTTTATACATAGAACTTGCGAAGTATTGATTATTGTTGACCCGCAATTTGCGAATAGAGGTTATGCAAAAAAAGCGTTCAAGATGGCAGTAGATTATGCGTTTTTAGTGCTTAACATGCATAAAGTTTATCTATATGTAGATGTAAGTAATGAGAAAGCAGTACATATTTATAAAAGTAATAACTTTGAAATTGAAGGAAAATTAAAAGAACACTTCTATACAAGAGGAGAATATAGAGACTGCTATGTCATGGGACTATTAAAACGAAATTGGGTTAATCAACAAGATGATGATTTATCTCATATAAGATAG
- a CDS encoding YbaB/EbfC family nucleoid-associated protein: protein MRGGGNMQQMMKQMQKMQKKMEQEQEKLKDERVEGTAGGGMVTVTVTGHKEVVDVQIKEDAVDPDDVEMLQDLVLAATNEAMNKADKLTQERLGKHTQGLNIPGM from the coding sequence ATGCGCGGTGGCGGAAATATGCAACAAATGATGAAACAAATGCAAAAAATGCAAAAGAAAATGGAACAAGAACAGGAAAAATTAAAAGATGAACGTGTTGAAGGTACAGCTGGTGGCGGCATGGTTACTGTAACTGTTACTGGACACAAAGAAGTAGTAGATGTACAAATCAAAGAAGATGCAGTAGATCCAGATGACGTTGAAATGTTACAAGACTTAGTATTAGCAGCTACTAATGAAGCGATGAACAAAGCTGATAAGTTAACACAAGAACGCTTAGGTAAACATACTCAAGGCTTAAATATCCCTGGAATGTGA
- the treR gene encoding trehalose operon repressor produces MTQKKFITIYEQLKNQILSEQYQYGDQIPSENELVSNYGTSRETVRKALELLANDGMIQKIRGKGSVVIYQGITEFPFSELISFKEVQDQLGLKHHTELIVNEEVNAGDYERVRLALGLKNDDILLHVIRARSIQDKVKILDEDFFLKSVVTSIPNSVAKQSIYNYLENDLELDISYSSKSITFEPFSRLDYEMFGDINPPYTATVRSTVYLKDTTQFQYNISKHLATEFKFKEFSRRRENLLQ; encoded by the coding sequence ATGACTCAAAAGAAATTCATTACTATTTATGAACAGTTAAAAAATCAGATTTTATCAGAACAATACCAATATGGTGATCAAATACCGTCAGAGAATGAATTGGTATCTAATTATGGGACGTCTAGAGAAACGGTTCGTAAAGCGCTGGAGCTGTTAGCGAATGATGGCATGATTCAAAAGATTAGAGGAAAAGGGTCTGTTGTTATATACCAAGGAATCACTGAATTTCCGTTTTCAGAGTTGATTAGTTTCAAAGAAGTACAAGATCAATTAGGCTTGAAACACCATACTGAACTTATTGTTAACGAAGAAGTTAATGCAGGCGATTATGAAAGAGTAAGGTTAGCATTAGGATTAAAAAATGATGATATATTGCTTCATGTTATTCGCGCACGTTCAATTCAAGACAAGGTGAAAATCTTAGATGAAGATTTTTTCTTGAAATCTGTAGTTACATCTATTCCTAATAGCGTTGCGAAACAATCTATATATAACTATTTAGAAAATGATTTAGAGCTAGATATCAGTTACTCAAGTAAATCTATTACTTTTGAACCATTTTCAAGATTAGACTATGAGATGTTTGGCGATATTAACCCTCCTTATACAGCGACAGTGCGAAGTACAGTATATTTAAAGGATACGACACAGTTTCAATATAATATATCTAAACATCTTGCGACTGAATTTAAATTTAAGGAGTTTTCAAGACGTCGAGAAAATTTATTGCAATAG
- a CDS encoding cyclic-di-AMP receptor — MKMIIAIVQDQDSQELSDQLVKNDFRATKLATTGGFLKAGNTTFLCGVNDDRVDDLLSVINNTCGNREQLVSPITPMGGSADSYIPYPVEVEVGGATVFVMPIEAFHQF; from the coding sequence ATGAAGATGATTATAGCAATCGTCCAAGACCAAGACAGCCAAGAACTTTCAGACCAACTTGTCAAAAATGATTTTAGAGCAACAAAATTAGCAACAACAGGTGGTTTCTTAAAAGCAGGTAATACAACGTTCTTATGTGGTGTTAATGATGACCGTGTAGACGATTTATTATCAGTTATAAACAATACTTGTGGTAATAGAGAACAACTTGTGTCTCCTATTACTCCAATGGGTGGTAGTGCAGATTCTTACATACCCTATCCAGTAGAAGTAGAAGTTGGCGGTGCAACGGTATTCGTAATGCCTATTGAAGCCTTCCATCAATTTTAA